A region of Neovison vison isolate M4711 chromosome 7, ASM_NN_V1, whole genome shotgun sequence DNA encodes the following proteins:
- the SLC22A8 gene encoding solute carrier family 22 member 8 isoform X1: MAFSELMDRVGSKGTFQYLNMVLLGLPVLGLANHYLLQIFTAATPPHHCRLPPNASAGPWGLPKGLDGKPETCLRFIYPPNTSLPNNTQGATEPCLDGWVYDLHTVDSIVTEWDLVCDSRRMKEVAQSVFMAGTLIGGIVLGDLSDRFGRKPILTCSYLLLAASGSGAAFSPNLSIYTIFRFLSGWSISGIVLSTTILNVECVSIQMRAIMSTLMGYFYTCGQFILPGLAYAIPQWRWLQLTVSIPFFVFFLLSWWIPESVRWVVLSGKFSKALKILRWMAALNGKKEEGEKLSVEDLKFSMQKEISLAKAKYSMADLFRTPNLRRVTFCLSLVWFSTGFGYYSLAMSVEDFGVNLYVLQLIFGGVDIPAKFIAVLSMNHLGRHITQAGALLLAGGAILAITFVPSDLTQPGQSMVVSGQCEGSLWDGAWPADIAKRKASWHGKTTELSTQGRPHNLLPPRPWKSHVYIDVYLPTLRTVLAVFGKGCLSSSFSCLFLYTTELYPTVIRQTGMGVSNMWTRVGSMSAPLVKITGELQPFIPSVIFGTVTLLGGSAAYFLPETLNRPLPETIEDVENWSWQAKKPKQEPEAEKASQKIPLQPCGRGRDPS, encoded by the exons ATGGCCTTCTCCGAGCTCATGGACCGAGTGGGCAGCAAGGGCACCTTCCAGTACCTGAACATGGTCTTGCTGGGCCTCCCAGTCCTGGGCCTGGCCAACCACTACCTGCTGCAGATCTTCACAGCGGCTACGCCGCCCCACCACTGTCGCCTGCCCCCCAACGCCTCCGCCGGGCCCTGGGGGCTCCCCAAGGGCCTGGATGGGAAGCCTGAGACGTGCCTCCGTTTCATATATCCGCCCAACACCAGCCTGCCCAACAACACCCAGGGGGCCACAGAGCCATGCCTGGACGGCTGGGTCTATGACCTCCACACCGTGGACTCCATTGTGACCGAG TGGGACTTGGTGTGTGACTCCAGAAGAATGAAAGAGGTGGCCCAGTCTGTCTTCATGGCGGGGACACTGATTGGGGGGATCGTGCTGGGAGACCTGTCAGACAG GTTTGGCCGGAAGCCCATCCTGACCTGTAGCTACCTGCTGCTGGCGGCCAGCGGTTCCGGCGCGGCCTTCAGCCCCAACCTCTCCATCTACACCATCTTCCGCTTCCTGAGCGGCTGGAGTATCTCGGGCATTGTCCTGAGTACCACCATCTTGA ATGTCGAGTGCGTCTCCATCCAGATGCGGGCCATCATGTCAACTTTAATGGGTTACTTCTATACCTGTGGCCAGTTCATTCTGCCTGGCCTGGCCTATGCCATCCCCCAGTGGCGCTGGCTACAGTTAACCGTGTCCATTCCCTTCTTCGTCTTCTTCCTGTTGTCCTG GTGGATACCAGAGTCTGTACGCTGGGTGGTCCTGTCTGGAAAATTCTCAAAGGCTCTGAAAATACTCCGGTGGATGGCTGCCCTCAATggcaagaaggaagaaggagaaaaactcAGCGTGGAG GATCTCAAATTCAGCATGCAGAAGGAGATATCCTTGGCCAAGGCCAAGTACAGCATGGCTGACCTCTTCCGGACACCCAACCTGCGCCGTGTGaccttctgtctttctctggtCTG GTTTTCCACTGGTTTTGGCTACTACAGTCTGGCTATGAGTGTGGAAGATTTTGGAGTCAACCTCTACGTCCTCCAGCTCATCTTTGGTGGGGTCGACATCCCGGCCAAGTTCATCGCCGTCCTCTCCATGAACCATCTGGGCCGACACATCACCCAGGCGGGTGCTCTACTCCTGGCAGGAGGGGCCATCCTGGCTATCACCTTTGTGCCCTCAG ATCTGACCCAGCCTGGGCAAAGTATGGTGGTGTCTGGCCAGTGTGAGGGATCGCTCTGGGATGGAGCATGGCCTGCTGACATCGCTAAGCGGAAGGCGAGCTGGCATGGGAAAACCACGGAGCTCAGCACTCAGGGAAGACCCCACAACCTACTCCCACCACGACCTTGGAAAAGCCACGTTTATATAGACGTTT ACTTGCCAACGCTGAGGACAGTCCTGGCTGTGTTTGGGAAGGGCTGCCTGTCCAGCTCCTTCAGCTGCCTCTTCCTCTACACAACCGAGCTATACCCCACGGTCATCCG GCAAACAGGTATGGGCGTAAGCAACATGTGGACCCGTGTGGGAAGCATGTCGGCCCCACTGGTGAAAATCACGGGGGAGTTACAGCCCTTCATCCCCAGTGTTATATTTGGGACCGTCACCCTCCTTGGAGGCAGTGCCGCCTACTTCCTGCCTGAGACCCTCAATCGGCCCTTGCCAGAGACTATTGAAGACGTGGAAAACTG GTCCTGGCAGGCAAAGAAACCAAAGCAGGAACCAGAAGCAGAGAAAGCATCCCAGAAGATCCCTCTGCAGCCTTGTGGACGGGGCCGGGACCCCAGCTGA
- the SLC22A8 gene encoding solute carrier family 22 member 8 isoform X3, with amino-acid sequence MAFSELMDRVGSKGTFQYLNMVLLGLPVLGLANHYLLQIFTAATPPHHCRLPPNASAGPWGLPKGLDGKPETCLRFIYPPNTSLPNNTQGATEPCLDGWVYDLHTVDSIVTEWDLVCDSRRMKEVAQSVFMAGTLIGGIVLGDLSDRFGRKPILTCSYLLLAASGSGAAFSPNLSIYTIFRFLSGWSISGIVLSTTILNVECVSIQMRAIMSTLMGYFYTCGQFILPGLAYAIPQWRWLQLTVSIPFFVFFLLSWWIPESVRWVVLSGKFSKALKILRWMAALNGKKEEGEKLSVEDLKFSMQKEISLAKAKYSMADLFRTPNLRRVTFCLSLVWFSTGFGYYSLAMSVEDFGVNLYVLQLIFGGVDIPAKFIAVLSMNHLGRHITQAGALLLAGGAILAITFVPSDLPTLRTVLAVFGKGCLSSSFSCLFLYTTELYPTVIRQTGMGVSNMWTRVGSMSAPLVKITGELQPFIPSVIFGTVTLLGGSAAYFLPETLNRPLPETIEDVENWSWQAKKPKQEPEAEKASQKIPLQPCGRGRDPS; translated from the exons ATGGCCTTCTCCGAGCTCATGGACCGAGTGGGCAGCAAGGGCACCTTCCAGTACCTGAACATGGTCTTGCTGGGCCTCCCAGTCCTGGGCCTGGCCAACCACTACCTGCTGCAGATCTTCACAGCGGCTACGCCGCCCCACCACTGTCGCCTGCCCCCCAACGCCTCCGCCGGGCCCTGGGGGCTCCCCAAGGGCCTGGATGGGAAGCCTGAGACGTGCCTCCGTTTCATATATCCGCCCAACACCAGCCTGCCCAACAACACCCAGGGGGCCACAGAGCCATGCCTGGACGGCTGGGTCTATGACCTCCACACCGTGGACTCCATTGTGACCGAG TGGGACTTGGTGTGTGACTCCAGAAGAATGAAAGAGGTGGCCCAGTCTGTCTTCATGGCGGGGACACTGATTGGGGGGATCGTGCTGGGAGACCTGTCAGACAG GTTTGGCCGGAAGCCCATCCTGACCTGTAGCTACCTGCTGCTGGCGGCCAGCGGTTCCGGCGCGGCCTTCAGCCCCAACCTCTCCATCTACACCATCTTCCGCTTCCTGAGCGGCTGGAGTATCTCGGGCATTGTCCTGAGTACCACCATCTTGA ATGTCGAGTGCGTCTCCATCCAGATGCGGGCCATCATGTCAACTTTAATGGGTTACTTCTATACCTGTGGCCAGTTCATTCTGCCTGGCCTGGCCTATGCCATCCCCCAGTGGCGCTGGCTACAGTTAACCGTGTCCATTCCCTTCTTCGTCTTCTTCCTGTTGTCCTG GTGGATACCAGAGTCTGTACGCTGGGTGGTCCTGTCTGGAAAATTCTCAAAGGCTCTGAAAATACTCCGGTGGATGGCTGCCCTCAATggcaagaaggaagaaggagaaaaactcAGCGTGGAG GATCTCAAATTCAGCATGCAGAAGGAGATATCCTTGGCCAAGGCCAAGTACAGCATGGCTGACCTCTTCCGGACACCCAACCTGCGCCGTGTGaccttctgtctttctctggtCTG GTTTTCCACTGGTTTTGGCTACTACAGTCTGGCTATGAGTGTGGAAGATTTTGGAGTCAACCTCTACGTCCTCCAGCTCATCTTTGGTGGGGTCGACATCCCGGCCAAGTTCATCGCCGTCCTCTCCATGAACCATCTGGGCCGACACATCACCCAGGCGGGTGCTCTACTCCTGGCAGGAGGGGCCATCCTGGCTATCACCTTTGTGCCCTCAG ACTTGCCAACGCTGAGGACAGTCCTGGCTGTGTTTGGGAAGGGCTGCCTGTCCAGCTCCTTCAGCTGCCTCTTCCTCTACACAACCGAGCTATACCCCACGGTCATCCG GCAAACAGGTATGGGCGTAAGCAACATGTGGACCCGTGTGGGAAGCATGTCGGCCCCACTGGTGAAAATCACGGGGGAGTTACAGCCCTTCATCCCCAGTGTTATATTTGGGACCGTCACCCTCCTTGGAGGCAGTGCCGCCTACTTCCTGCCTGAGACCCTCAATCGGCCCTTGCCAGAGACTATTGAAGACGTGGAAAACTG GTCCTGGCAGGCAAAGAAACCAAAGCAGGAACCAGAAGCAGAGAAAGCATCCCAGAAGATCCCTCTGCAGCCTTGTGGACGGGGCCGGGACCCCAGCTGA
- the SLC22A8 gene encoding solute carrier family 22 member 8 isoform X2 codes for MAFSELMDRVGSKGTFQYLNMVLLGLPVLGLANHYLLQIFTAATPPHHCRLPPNASAGPWGLPKGLDGKPETCLRFIYPPNTSLPNNTQGATEPCLDGWVYDLHTVDSIVTEWDLVCDSRRMKEVAQSVFMAGTLIGGIVLGDLSDRFGRKPILTCSYLLLAASGSGAAFSPNLSIYTIFRFLSGWSISGIVLSTTILNVECVSIQMRAIMSTLMGYFYTCGQFILPGLAYAIPQWRWLQLTVSIPFFVFFLLSWWIPESVRWVVLSGKFSKALKILRWMAALNGKKEEGEKLSVEDLKFSMQKEISLAKAKYSMADLFRTPNLRRVTFCLSLVWFSTGFGYYSLAMSVEDFGVNLYVLQLIFGGVDIPAKFIAVLSMNHLGRHITQAGALLLAGGAILAITFVPSDLTQPGQSMVVSGQCEGSLWDGAWPADIAKRKASWHGKTTELSTQGRPHNLLPPRPWKSHVYIDVYLPTLRTVLAVFGKGCLSSSFSCLFLYTTELYPTVIRYGRKQHVDPCGKHVGPTGENHGGVTALHPQCYIWDRHPPWRQCRLLPA; via the exons ATGGCCTTCTCCGAGCTCATGGACCGAGTGGGCAGCAAGGGCACCTTCCAGTACCTGAACATGGTCTTGCTGGGCCTCCCAGTCCTGGGCCTGGCCAACCACTACCTGCTGCAGATCTTCACAGCGGCTACGCCGCCCCACCACTGTCGCCTGCCCCCCAACGCCTCCGCCGGGCCCTGGGGGCTCCCCAAGGGCCTGGATGGGAAGCCTGAGACGTGCCTCCGTTTCATATATCCGCCCAACACCAGCCTGCCCAACAACACCCAGGGGGCCACAGAGCCATGCCTGGACGGCTGGGTCTATGACCTCCACACCGTGGACTCCATTGTGACCGAG TGGGACTTGGTGTGTGACTCCAGAAGAATGAAAGAGGTGGCCCAGTCTGTCTTCATGGCGGGGACACTGATTGGGGGGATCGTGCTGGGAGACCTGTCAGACAG GTTTGGCCGGAAGCCCATCCTGACCTGTAGCTACCTGCTGCTGGCGGCCAGCGGTTCCGGCGCGGCCTTCAGCCCCAACCTCTCCATCTACACCATCTTCCGCTTCCTGAGCGGCTGGAGTATCTCGGGCATTGTCCTGAGTACCACCATCTTGA ATGTCGAGTGCGTCTCCATCCAGATGCGGGCCATCATGTCAACTTTAATGGGTTACTTCTATACCTGTGGCCAGTTCATTCTGCCTGGCCTGGCCTATGCCATCCCCCAGTGGCGCTGGCTACAGTTAACCGTGTCCATTCCCTTCTTCGTCTTCTTCCTGTTGTCCTG GTGGATACCAGAGTCTGTACGCTGGGTGGTCCTGTCTGGAAAATTCTCAAAGGCTCTGAAAATACTCCGGTGGATGGCTGCCCTCAATggcaagaaggaagaaggagaaaaactcAGCGTGGAG GATCTCAAATTCAGCATGCAGAAGGAGATATCCTTGGCCAAGGCCAAGTACAGCATGGCTGACCTCTTCCGGACACCCAACCTGCGCCGTGTGaccttctgtctttctctggtCTG GTTTTCCACTGGTTTTGGCTACTACAGTCTGGCTATGAGTGTGGAAGATTTTGGAGTCAACCTCTACGTCCTCCAGCTCATCTTTGGTGGGGTCGACATCCCGGCCAAGTTCATCGCCGTCCTCTCCATGAACCATCTGGGCCGACACATCACCCAGGCGGGTGCTCTACTCCTGGCAGGAGGGGCCATCCTGGCTATCACCTTTGTGCCCTCAG ATCTGACCCAGCCTGGGCAAAGTATGGTGGTGTCTGGCCAGTGTGAGGGATCGCTCTGGGATGGAGCATGGCCTGCTGACATCGCTAAGCGGAAGGCGAGCTGGCATGGGAAAACCACGGAGCTCAGCACTCAGGGAAGACCCCACAACCTACTCCCACCACGACCTTGGAAAAGCCACGTTTATATAGACGTTT ACTTGCCAACGCTGAGGACAGTCCTGGCTGTGTTTGGGAAGGGCTGCCTGTCCAGCTCCTTCAGCTGCCTCTTCCTCTACACAACCGAGCTATACCCCACGGTCATCCG GTATGGGCGTAAGCAACATGTGGACCCGTGTGGGAAGCATGTCGGCCCCACTGGTGAAAATCACGGGGGAGTTACAGCCCTTCATCCCCAGTGTTATATTTGGGACCGTCACCCTCCTTGGAGGCAGTGCCGCCTACTTCCTGCCTGA